The following coding sequences lie in one Chloroflexaceae bacterium genomic window:
- a CDS encoding DUF2156 domain-containing protein, which translates to MLNPWLARRSAARIGALAPPDGDAQERELARALVMRYGWNTVACQIVNPGLHYWFTSDQTAVVGFVEVGRAWVAAGAPVGPPDQVVAAAKAFAAAAARRGRRVIYFGAQAPLAECLAARLPLARLAIGAQPVWNPEDWPDLVARAASLRAQIARARNKGVRVAPLPAEAAARRPEMRRCLAEWLATRGLPPLRFLVTPDVLAAPAGRRVFVARRDGAIVAYLVATPVPARQGWLVEQIVRGRGAPNGASELLIDTAMRALAAEGARWLTMGLAPLARVTGAHAPEPSAAVRLLLEALRAWGGRFYNFAGLEAFRARLHPQDWEPVYLLSHERRTSLATLYAVAGAFGGAPPPLFVGRALLRALR; encoded by the coding sequence GTGCTGAATCCCTGGCTCGCCCGGCGTTCGGCTGCGCGCATCGGAGCGCTCGCGCCTCCTGATGGGGATGCGCAAGAACGCGAGCTGGCGCGCGCACTGGTGATGCGTTACGGCTGGAACACGGTAGCCTGTCAGATTGTTAACCCTGGCCTGCACTACTGGTTCACTTCCGATCAGACGGCGGTGGTAGGCTTTGTCGAGGTCGGGCGGGCCTGGGTGGCAGCCGGGGCTCCAGTGGGGCCGCCCGACCAGGTCGTGGCGGCGGCGAAAGCCTTCGCGGCGGCGGCGGCGCGCCGTGGTCGCCGGGTGATCTACTTCGGCGCGCAGGCCCCTCTGGCCGAATGTCTGGCGGCGCGTCTCCCGCTGGCGCGCCTGGCGATTGGCGCCCAGCCCGTCTGGAACCCGGAGGACTGGCCGGACCTCGTGGCCCGCGCCGCCTCGCTGCGCGCCCAGATCGCGCGGGCGCGCAACAAAGGGGTAAGGGTCGCCCCGCTGCCTGCCGAGGCCGCCGCCCGGCGCCCGGAGATGCGTCGTTGCCTCGCGGAGTGGCTGGCCACTCGCGGCCTGCCCCCGCTGCGCTTCCTGGTCACCCCCGATGTGCTGGCGGCGCCCGCCGGCCGGCGCGTCTTCGTTGCGCGGCGCGATGGCGCGATTGTAGCCTACCTGGTGGCGACCCCCGTTCCGGCGCGGCAAGGCTGGCTGGTTGAGCAGATCGTGCGCGGGCGCGGCGCTCCCAATGGTGCGAGCGAACTGCTCATTGATACGGCCATGCGCGCCCTGGCCGCCGAGGGCGCCCGCTGGCTGACGATGGGCCTGGCGCCCCTGGCGCGGGTGACCGGCGCGCACGCGCCCGAACCTTCCGCGGCGGTGCGCCTGCTGCTGGAGGCCCTGCGCGCCTGGGGCGGGCGCTTCTACAACTTTGCCGGACTGGAGGCCTTTCGCGCCCGCCTGCACCCTCAAGACTGGGAGCCGGTGTACCTGCTGAGCCACGAGCGGCGCACTTCGCTGGCGACCCTTTACGCCGTAGCAGGAGCGTTCGGCGGCGCTCCGCCCCCGCTGTTCGTGGGGCGTGCCCTGTTGCGGGCCTTGCGGTAA